The Populus trichocarpa isolate Nisqually-1 chromosome 11, P.trichocarpa_v4.1, whole genome shotgun sequence genome has a segment encoding these proteins:
- the LOC7460816 gene encoding VQ motif-containing protein 4, with protein sequence METSARFQETRNPSPINSPHGNGSNNGVQVHTSTVTPIPISRSDTNPYPTTFVQADTSTFKQVVQMLTGSTETAKQASSKTTQDPPTTPTQTSRNYAIPPIKNMPAKRQQNSFKLYERRNNSFKNSLMINTLLPSFANSSNASPVTGFSPRNKPEILSPSLLDFPKLTLSPVTPLNEDPFNKCSPSLGNSSSEEERAIAEKGFYLHPSPISTPRDSEPQLLSLFPVTSPKVSGSSS encoded by the coding sequence ATGGAAACCTCAGCAAGATTTCAAGAAACCAGAAACCCATCTCCAATAAACTCGCCTCATGGCAATGGAAGCAACAATGGGGTCCAAGTTCACACCTCAACAGTCACTCCAATACCCATCTCCAGATCTGACACTAACCCTTACCCAACAACCTTTGTCCAAGCAGACACTTCTACTTTCAAACAAGTTGTCCAGATGCTCACTGGCTCAACAGAGACAGCAAAACAGGCTTCCTCGAAGACAACCCAAGATCCACCAACAACACCGACTCAAACTTCAAGAAACTACGCCATCCCTCCTATCAAGAACATGCCGGCCAAGAGACAACAAAACAGCTTCAAACTTTATGAAAGAAGAAACAACAGCTTCAAAAACAGTCTCATGATCAACACTCTATTGCCTAGTTTTGCAAACAGTAGTAACGCTTCCCCAGTTACCGGGTTTTCGCCAAGAAACAAACCAGAGATCTTGTCTCCAAGCTTGCTTGACTTCCCTAAACTTACACTTAGCCCTGTAACCCCATTAAATGAAGATCCTTTTAACAAGTGCTCACCTTCTTTAGGGAATTCATCATCAGAAGAGGAGAGAGCAATAGCAGAGAAAGGTTTTTATTTGCATCCGTCGCCTATCTCTACCCCTAGAGATTCAGAGCCCCAGTTGCTGTCGCTTTTTCCTGTAACCTCACCGAAAGTCTCAGGCTCTTCTTCATGA
- the LOC7462328 gene encoding dynamin-related protein 5A gives MATTNAHLTTPTKTPSTNSSSLSRKHQNNPSNSRFEAYNRLQAAAVAFGEKLPIPEIVALGGQSDGKSSLLEALLGFRFNVREVEMGTRRPLILQMVHDPSALEPRCRFQEEDSEEYGSSVVSSTTIADIIKSRTEVLLKRTKTAVSSKPIVMRAEYAHCPNLTIIDTPGFVLKARKGEPENTPDEILSMVKSLASPPHRILLFLQQSSVEWCSSLWLDAIKDIDPNFRRTVIVVSKFDNRLKEFSDRWEVDRYLSASGYLGENTRPFFVALPKDKNTITNDEFRRQISQVDSEILHHLRDGVKGGFDEEKFRPYIGFSTLRDYLESELQKRYKEAAPATLALLEQRCCEVNAELDRMDSKILATSDVAHLRRSAMLHAASISNHVGALIDGAADPAPEQWGKTTVEEQAESGIGIWPGVTVDIKPPNATLRLYGGAAFERVMHEFRCAAYSIECPPVSREKVANILLAHAGRGGGRGVTEAAAEIARAASRSWLAPLLDTACDRLAFVLGNLFDLALERNHIRDSEYDKKNGNMDGYVGFHAALRHAYSRFIKDLAKQCKQLVRHHLDSVTSPYSQVCYENDFQGGFGLSTTSCFKFNQVSAGPFYLELSDCGAPSRDETTRDQENIPPEKIVQQTTPGKVAEAREALKESQMTVPETPSPDQPCDVVYAGVRKENVNCNEIGPRKRISRMIGHTKNTENLRVQNGGSLLFGNGDSGSRSGSAYLEICSSAAQHFARIREVLVERSVTSTLNSGFLTPCRDRLVVALGLDLFAVNDEKFMDMFVAPGAIDVLQNERHSLQKRQKILQSCLNEFKSLARSL, from the exons ATGGCAACAACAAACGCGCACTTAACCACACCTACAAAAACTCCATCAACGAATTCGTCTTCCCTTTCaagaaaacaccaaaataacCCCTCTAACTCTCGGTTCGAAGCGTATAATCGGTTGCAAGCAGCAGCAGTTGCTTTCGGCGAGAAACTACCCATCCCTGAAATTGTAGCACTCGGTGGTCAATCTGATGGCAAAAGCTCGCTTCTTGAAGCACTTCTTGGATTCAGATTCAATGTCCGTGAAGTCGAAATGGGTACTCGTAGACCCCTCATTCTTCAGATGGTTCATGACCCTTCCGCTCTTGAACCCCGTTGTCGATTTCAG GAAGAGGATTCTGAGGAATATGGAAGCTCTGTTGTGTCTTCAACGACAATTGCGGACATTATAAAATCCCGTACAGAGGTGCTTTTGAAAAGGACTAAAACTGCAGTTTCTTCTAAGCCAATTGTGATGAGAGCTGAATATGCACATTGTCCTAATCTCACCATCATTGATACCCCTGGCTTTGTCCTTAAG gCAAGGAAAGGAGAACCAGAGAACACGCCTGATGAAATTCTTTCAATGGTGAAGTCATTGGCCAGTCCTCCCCATCGTATTCTTTTGTTCCTTCAACAGAGTAGTGTGGAATGGTGTTCATCATTATGGTTGGATGCAATTAAGGACATTGATCCAAACTTCAGAAGGACAGTAATCGTTGTTTCAAAATTTGACAATAGGCTCAAG GAGTTTAGTGACCGTTGGGAAGTGGATCGTTATCTAAGTGCAAGTGGATACCTAGGGGAGAACACTCGTCCTTTCTTTGTGGCTCTGCCAAAGGATAAAAACACCATAACAAATGATGAGTTCCGCAGGCAAATATCTCAAGTGGATTCAGAAATTCTACATCATTTACGTGATGGGGTCAAGGGAGGATTTGATGAAGAGAAGTTTCGGCCCTATATTGGTTTCAGCACTCTGAGGGACTATTTGGAGTCTGAACTTCAAAAGAGATACAAAGAAGCTGCTCCAGCAACCCTAGCTCTTCTTGAGCAACGCTGTTGTGAAGTTAATGCTGAGCTGGATAGAATGGACTCGAAAATATTGGCTACTTCTGATGTTGCTCATCTGCGGAGATCTGCAATGTTGCATGCAGCTTCTATTAGCAATCATGTG GGAGCTTTGATTGATGGAGCAGCCGATCCTGCCCCTGAGCAGTGGGGGAAAACAACAGTAGAGGAGCAGGCAGAGAGTGGTATTGGGATTTGGCCAGGTGTTACTGTAGATATAAAACCTCCCAATGCTACTCTTAGACTGTATGGAGGAGCTGCTTTTGAAAGAGTAATGCATGAGTTCCGGTGTGCTGCATATTCCATTGAATGTCCTCCAGTATCTAGGGAGAAg GTGGCAAATATATTACTCGCCCATGCTGGTCGTGGCGGGGGTAGAGGTGTGACAGAAGCTGCTGCTGAGATCGCCCGCGCTGCTTCCCGGTCTTGGCTTGCTCCTCTACTTGACACAGCCTGTGATCGGCTTGCCTTTGTTCTTGGGAATCTCTTTGACCTTGCTTTAGAAAGAAATCACATCCGTGACTCAGAAT ATGATAAGAAAAATGGAAATATGGACGGGTATGTTGGTTTTCATGCTGCATTAAGGCATGCTTATAGTAGGTTCATAAAGGATCTTGCAAAACAGTGCAAGCAATTAGTTCGGCATCACCTTGATTCAGTTACAAGCCCATATTCTCAGGTCTGTTATGAGAATGACTTTCAAGGAGGCTTTGGTTTGAGTACAACATCTTGTTTTAAGTTCAATCAAGTTTCTGCTGGTCCATTTTACCTTGAGTTATCAGATTGTGGGGCACCATCACGTGATGAAACTACGAGAGACCAGGAGAATATACCTCCGGAAAAAATTGTACAGCAAACTACTCCAGGAAAAGTTGCAGAAGCTAGAGAAGCTCTTAAAGAGAGCCAAATGACTGTGCCTGAGACCCCATCTCCAGACCAGCCATGTGATGTGGTATACGCTGGTGTAAGGAAGGAGAATGTGAACTGCAATGAAATTGGACCAAGAAAGAGAATTTCAAGAATGATCGGACATACCAAGAACACTGAAAATTTAAGAGTTCAAAACGGTGGCAGTCTTTTATTTGGAAATGGTGATAGTGGTTCGAGATCAGGGTCAGCTTACTTGGAAATCTGCTCATCTGCTGCACAGCATTTTGCGCGGATACGTGAGGTTCTTGTGGAACGAAGCGTGACATCAACTTTGAACTCTGGATTCCTAACTCCATG TCGGGATCGGCTTGTTGTGGCGCTTGGGTTGGATTTGTTTGCTGTAAATGACGAGAAATTCATGGACATGTTTGTTGCTCCTGGTGCTATTGATGTGCTACAGAATGAGCGCCATTCTCTTCAGAAACGCCAGAAGATACTCCAATCTTGCTTGAACGAGTTCAAAAGTCTTGCTAGGTCACTTTAA